tagtgaaaaagttttttcctaatatccaatctaaacctcccccactgcaacttgagacaattactccttgttctgtcatttgctttCCCAGAACAGTCTACATCCATCCTTTTTATAACCCCCTCTCAgttagttgaaagtagctatcaaatcccccatcattcttctctGAAGCAtattaaataatcccagttccctcagcttctcctcataaatcatgttctCCAGTcctctaataattttagttgccctccactggagtctttcaaatttttccatatcattcttgtagtgtggggcccaaaacaggACTGCTTCATTGCCATCTGTTACCCACTCCTCTGTCTCAAAAAATGGGGTAGAGGAGTGGGTAACAGATATCAATGATGCGGTGATATGCCATGGCAGCCAGGAGGAACTCTTCAGTGGTGATGAAGAgggataacaacaacaacaactgggTCACTCATCCTGCCTAAGAAATGCCCTGGTACTGGGTGAAGAAATTGGACAGGGGTCTGggagctgcctttttttttaactttgaaatTTTGCCAAAAATCATTTTTGGACTAAATTTTTTCAGCCCAAAGTTTTTTGGTTTTGGACCTCCTAAATAACTCAGGCCATAGGAGAGATCATAATATTTTAAACTTATATTTTCAAAAAAGTCATACGTGAAAttggtgcttaactcccattgtcTTTTAAAGGGAACTGGAAGTCTAACTCCTGCAGGCCtttttgaaaaccccagccttaATAAACACATAGTTACCCACTCTCTGCTTATGTGTGTAATGATACCCATGGTTGCACCATTTGAGCATGCCATTGACAGCAAGGGTTACAGGTAAGACACACTTGAAAATGGttgtttttccatgaaaaaaattgacttttctttgaaaaactaaCACCAAAACTTTTgccaaaaaattattttttaattaatatttttagaCCAAAGTTGTggtgttttaattattattttactttattcAGACAAAAGTTAAAACATGCATAGTTCTTAAGAAAAACttgattccctccttcctcctaaCCAGAAAGCAGAAACTtttggtaaaaacaaaaaaaaagtttagtaaaAAGCTTAATTTCCAAAGAAAAAcaatttccatggaaaatttccaaccactCTTCGTTACAAGGCAGAAGAGCCTCCGTAATCCATTACACTTAAATGAAAAGCTAGGCACAACTCCAGTGTGATGAGAGGTAAGTATATCCCAAAGGATTCTGTGACTTACTGGATCTGTCTCCAACCACTACCAATGCACAACTGGGTTGTAtaggcagggccggcacttccatttaggtaacctaggtggtcgcctagggcaccaggatttggaggAGCGGCATTTTGCTGCTCTTGGTGGCAactcggtggcagggggtccttccacgctcctggtcttcagcggcaattctgtggcgggtccttcactcactccgggaccgcCTCTGaaatgccccgaagaccgggtGCACAGAAGGACCCCCACTCCCGCAGAATTGCCGTCaacgaccaggagcgcggaaagacccccgcctagggtgccaaaaaaccctggcgccactcctgtgTATAGGCAAAACCAAGCCCACGCTTGTCTTAGGACTCACGGTGGACTGTCTCCAGAGCAGCCAGTCTTGACGTTTGACAGGCAACAGACACTTTCTAAGAGGATGCAAAATTGTCATTCAAGAGACTCCAGGTCTATTCCTGGCATTGACACTAGCATGTTTTCTGACCTTAGTCAAGTCCTTTTTCTTCTCTAGTTCCTCTTCTACATCATGTATGTACAACCCCTCTCATGGGGATGCACTTATAGCATCAAAAAATGAAATAGAAGGGTATTACTTCTTCCTGTACTGGAAGGAGAATAAATTATATAATATAAGGCACATTTTTACTGGTATAACTTTGTCCATACTATGGGTTGTATCTGTATAACTATCTCAACAACAAGAAATTCACACTCCTAACTAAAATAGATACAAAAGCTTTGTATAGACCAGGACTTACCCTATGTCTTGTAGgacacctagcacaatagggttctGATCACAGTTGAGGTTTCATGGCATTACTTTTAATGTAAATGGATGGAAAGGCACACACTCAGCTCCATTGCTGTTCAGCCTCATTATCCTAGGTGCAATTCTTATTGTCCTAGAATTCCAAATAGATAATCTCCAGTATAAGCATCATGATGTCAGTTAGATTTTCTGGGTGATCTGCAGTTCATTTTTTCTCATATCTATTCTTTTTCAGGTGCAACAGTTGTTGGCTTCAGTGAGCACAGAGGGTTTTCATTATGAGGATAATAATCTACATTCGTATTTTACCTCCTTTACCAAGGAGTAGTGatatgcaaataactgatttttctgtTCAATGGTTGTGTAATAGGGACAACTCCTTGTGTCTGAGTCTGGGAAATGAGCTCTGGTCCAGTTGGCACTGCCTTCTATCATTTGCTCATTCTGAGGCCTCtctctctatttctctctctGAATCATGGTGCTCTCCTCCTTCGCTACTCAGCCTTCCTACTGGATCACTGTAtagtcccctgcccccttccaggATAACAAAATCCCTCTGGACCAGCTGTCCAGTTGGCATCTCGCACAATTCTGTGTCCAATGGATAGTAGGGAAACTTGGGCCAGCCCTCTACTTCAAGTTCCAGCCTACAGTCAGTAGCCAAGCTCTGCACAATCTCAAACCTTGCTGCTCTTTCCTTGTGCTGCTTCCTATTCTGCATCCAACAGGCTTTTTTCTTCACCCTTCTTGGTAAACCCTTCCATCGGGCCAGGATCCCAGGGCTTCTCACTCCACTTGGCTTTCCTCCTTTTCCATCTCCAACCCTGAGAGTGACTGGTGGCTTCCACACTACAGCCCCTTTCTGCTGCACACTTCCTGGTTTTATTCCTTAGCCAGTTTCTCCACCAGCTGGGCTTTATCAGCCATTGGTCATTTTCAGTCAAGCCAGAATCTCTACCGGGTGTGGCCTATAAGGTTAACTGGCGCTATCTATGCCATCTTATCCCCTTCTAGGATCATGTGATGAGAACACCCAATAACGAAATGAATAAACAATTAGAAAAAACAAATTGAGAATGGGGAGAGTTGCtcatctcctgttgcccattcacagcttttggcaaacagaagtGTGTTATCGTATCTCCCTCTACTGGCCGACCTCATTTGCTAAACTCCCTGCAATTGTCCAAAGGGGTTAAGGTAGGATTTTCAGGAACACTCAGTGTTGCAGTCAAAGGGCATTttacctttgacttcaatggtgaAAGATTAAGGCTAACAgcaaacacttctgaaaatcttattcttaTGCTTTCAGTTCAAATTGCAAGGCTTTGTGCTCTGTTATGGTGATTTTCAATGTAGCTTAAAAGAAACAGGGGCCCAATTCCCTTTGTTGCTCAGTGGCAGATGAGTTCCAAACTCCCTTTGAGGATATTCACAAACTTTAACCACAGTTTTCAGTTCAAACCTATCTCTGGTTTATAGGCTcttagattccaagaccagaatgGACAGCTGTGATTATCTAGgctgtaaaacacaggccataaaacttccccaaaataaataGCAGAGATAACCTTTTATTAGAGCAtaccatcttgatttaaaagttgcaaAAAGTGAACTGGAGAAAGAAATGATCTGTAGCAGGAATTGAAAGGAGTGACAGAACAGACTCATGAGTAGAGATAGGCAAacatttttctgacaaaaaaatgtAGGTTCTGCTTGtccaaaatatttcatgaatGTTGGTCAAATTCACCAAAAAGTTTCAGtccaaaataaatacatacatacatacatacataaaataaTTCATAAAAAGCTGAAACaatcttaatatttttaaaagaaaagtttcaGTTCACAAAAACCcattttttgtttagaatattgCTCACTATATTATTTCAAAAcacatgataaaaaaaaattcattttttctcaaagtaaatgttttgttcaatccaaaaagattttttttatttgtttgcttcACTGAAAAATTGAACAAGAGTTTGTTTCAACAGACTTTTCAGACGCCTAGTTGAACatcatttgttggggaagagtcactaTGATTTTTgttaagggaaatcatgcctcaccaatctactagaattctttgagggggtcaacaagcatgtgcacaagggggttccagtggatatagtgtacttagattttcataaagcctttgacaaggtccctcatcaaacgCTCTCAAGCAAAGTAAGATGTCATGGATTAGGAGGGAAGGGCTTCTCATAGATCAATCATTGGTTAAAGATatgaaacaaagagtaggaataaatggtcagttttcagaatggagagagaggtaGATAGTAGTATCCCTCAGGGGTctctactgggaccagtactactgaacatattcataaatgatctagaaaaaggggtaaacagtgggtggcaaaatttgcagatgatacaaatctACTCAAAATAGTTCagttcaaagcagactgcaaagagttacaaaggtaactgggtgactgggcaagaaaatggcagatgaaagtcaatGTTGGCAAATGCAAaatagtgcacattggaaaacataatcccagctatacatataaaataatgggggtCTAAATTTGCTGTTACTACTCAtgcaagagatcttggagtcattgtggttagttctctgaaaccatccgttcaatgtgcagtgacagtcaataACACTAACAAGATTAACtgctagataataagacagaaaatatcacattgcctctatataaatccatgatatgcccatatCTTGCAGATGGGCTCGCCTCatcttaaaaaaagatatattggaattgaaaaaggttcagaaatggaaaacaaaaaatattaggggtatggaacagtttctgtatgaagagagattaataaggctgggtcttttcagcttggaaaagagactactaaagggggagatggtagaggtctataaaatcatgacttgtatggagaaaataaataaggaaatgttatttagtcCTCCTAActcaagaacaaggggtcaccatGTGAAATCAATAGGctacaggtttaaaagaaacaaaaggaagtatttcttcacacaatgaacaATCAACCTGTTTAACTCTtcaccagaggatgctgtgaaggccaagactagaagagggttcaaaaaagaactagataaatttatggaggataggtccatcaatggttattagccaggatgggcaggattgGTATCCCTAGACTTtttttgacagaagctgggaatgggcaactctCTCCTTTTccagtttctttttttctaatttttttattcattttgtgATTGGGTGATCACATCACATGATACTGGAAGGGGGTAAGATGACACAGATAGGGCCAATTATCTTTATAAGCCATGCCTGGTGGAAATTCTGGCTTGACTGAAAATAACCAATAGCTAATAAAGAACGcgagcgcgcgcacacacacacatacaaaactaTTTCTCCCCAAGATTCAAGGGTGTTTGGATACAGATTTCTAGACCAGTGCATTTCCaagggaaatgtaaaaaataacataAACACATGGAGGatttatttattacatttttttctagTGGCATAGGACAGTGTttgatgatagatagatagatagatagatagatagatagatagatagatagattagattaaaTGTTGAACAATAAATCCTTCCAATATATCAAGGGATTATTTAGCTCAATGTTCATAGAAAAGGTTCATTTCTAAACCATTATGCAGCCTATGGTTCTTCTCAAAGCTTCTTTAACATCCTTGTTCCTTAGGCTGTAGATGAAGGGATTCAACATGGGGATGACCAGAGTGTAAAATACAGACACCACTTTACCCTGATCTGGGGAGGATAATGAATTGGGCTGGGCATACATGAAGGAAATAGTCCCGTATAATAAACTCACAACCACTATgtgggaggtgcaggtggagaaggTCTTGTGCCTGCCCATGGCACAGCGAGTCTGGAGGACAGCAGAGATGATATAGACATAAGAGACAAGAATGATCAGGGCAGTGCTCATTATGATGAGGCCACAAAAAGGAAACAGCACCATTTGATTGATGTATGTGTCGGTGCATGAGAGGGTTAGCAGGGCTGGAACATCACAGAAGAAGTGATTGATCTCATTAGAGCCGCAGAAGCGCAGAGTAAAGGTGAAGCTGGTTTGCACCATGGCATTCACGCTGCCACAGAGATAGGACCCCGCCACCAGCTGAATGCAGACGGGCTTAGACATGGCGATGGGATACAGGAGCGGGTTGCAGATGGCAGTGTATCGATCATACGCCATGGCCGACAGGATGAATGCCTCAGTAGTGGCaaaaagagagaagaagaagaattgGATTGCACATCCCCTGTAGGAAATGGTTTTGGCATCTGTTAGGAAACTCGCCATGGCTCGGGGGGCAATGACAGAGGAGTAGCAGAGGTCTAAGAGTGACAGGTTCATGAGGAGGAAGTACATGGGAGTGTGAAGGCGAGAGTCGGCTGTAATGATGAGGACCAGGATGGTGTTCCCTAGCACAGTTATTGTGTAAATCACCAGGAATATCATAAAAGGGACCACCTGGAGCCCTGGACCTCTTCCAAACCCCAGCAGGATAAATTCTGTCACTTCAGTGTGGTTCACATCTCTCCCTGGCTCCACCGCTGACATTTCCTTTGGAAAAGTGATGAGATAATAGATTAAAGAAGAACTGAAGGTGCTAGATAGATTGCAGCAGGCTAGAGGTGTGTTTGGGTTCATTCTTATTGAAGTCCAGCACAAGACTCCCATTGGTTTTGTTAACAGTGGGCAGAAACTTTGGAAAGCTAGTTAAATGTATACGGAACGAATCTTGAGACATGCTGACCTTTTTGCAGTAAAGTACAAATGTATTACATTTCTCATGT
Above is a genomic segment from Gopherus flavomarginatus isolate rGopFla2 chromosome 11, rGopFla2.mat.asm, whole genome shotgun sequence containing:
- the LOC127031176 gene encoding olfactory receptor 12-like → MSAVEPGRDVNHTEVTEFILLGFGRGPGLQVVPFMIFLVIYTITVLGNTILVLIITADSRLHTPMYFLLMNLSLLDLCYSSVIAPRAMASFLTDAKTISYRGCAIQFFFFSLFATTEAFILSAMAYDRYTAICNPLLYPIAMSKPVCIQLVAGSYLCGSVNAMVQTSFTFTLRFCGSNEINHFFCDVPALLTLSCTDTYINQMVLFPFCGLIIMSTALIILVSYVYIISAVLQTRCAMGRHKTFSTCTSHIVVVSLLYGTISFMYAQPNSLSSPDQGKVVSVFYTLVIPMLNPFIYSLRNKDVKEALRRTIGCIMV